A single region of the Vicia villosa cultivar HV-30 ecotype Madison, WI linkage group LG4, Vvil1.0, whole genome shotgun sequence genome encodes:
- the LOC131595775 gene encoding uncharacterized protein LOC131595775: protein MPYAELFPTLLAKGLIQTRSPPNPTNSSSPWYKADQSCPYHQGAPGHNIENCFSFKVDVQRLVKSGMLSFKDTNPNVQANPLPQHKEASVNLIDQHPNVIQIYDIRQIGENLVKMHAKQAGYDHVPPHNYFTCEICPKNNQGCAVVQAALQEQMDLGWIQHIRVRTEHDINMVQGCPGEYKIYKVEDLEGSVVRFHKTLNGLAYFGTDFHAYSRCEICRRNSRGCLRVRNDIQKLMDDNTITVLANKEDDEVFTVSPQINQVEPMQVKYDSRKTAIAPLVIYLPGPVPYESDKAIPYKYNATFIENGKETPLLSVVNIADVSRVTRSGRVFNRTTENVEKPSEEVPHRQDNHPTNAVQAKENDEILKLIQRSEYNIVDQLLHTPSRISVLSLLLSSEAHREALQKVLEQAFVEPSVTISQFNNIVANISAGTNLSFCDEDLPEEGVDHNLPLHISVGCMGDVLTGVLIDNGSSLNVMPKSTLSRLSFEDYPLRKSHVIVKAFDGSRKSVFGEVDLPITIGPQTFKITFQVMDIPAQYSCLLGRPWIHEAGAITSTLHQKLKFIRNDKLVTVCGERALIVSNLSSFSDIEPKEVVGTKFQALSLDKGKEKAASISSYKDAIQVIKDGTTSGWGHINIPTNNKNRTGIGFFPTS from the coding sequence atgccgtatgcagaattgtttccaacattactggcaaaaggactcattcagacaagaagtcctccaaatcctacaaacagttcctcaccatggtataaggctgatcaatcttgtccctatcatcagggggcaccaggtcacaatattgagaactgtttctctttcaaggttgacgtccaacgattagtgaagagcggaatgctatccttcaaagatactaatccaaacgtccaagcaaatcctttgccgcagcataaagaagcttcagtaaatctgatagatcaacaccctaacgtcattcaaatctacgacattcgtcagataggggaaaatcttgtcaagatgcacgctaaacaagctgggtacgatcatgtaccacctcacaactacttcacatgtgaaatttgtccaaagaataatcaaggatgtgccgtagttcaagctgcattacaagaacaaatggacttaggatggattcaacatatccgagtcagaactgaacatgacatcaacatggttcaaggatgtccaggagaatacaaaatctacaaagttgaagatctcgaaggatcggtagtcaggttccataaaactttaaatggacttgcctactttggaacggatttccacgcttacagtagatgtgaaatatgtcgaagaaattcacgaggatgtttgcgagttcgcaacgacattcaaaagctgatggatgacaataccattactgttcttgccaataaagaagatgatgaagtctttaccgtatctcctcaaattaatcaagttgaaccaatgcaagttaagtatgatagcaggaagacagcaattgctccactagtcatctacttaccaggtcctgtaccgtatgagtctgacaaggctataccatacaagtacaacgctacattcattgaaaatggtaaggaaacaccattactgtctgttgtcaacattgctgatgttagtcgagtcaccagaagtggacgagtcttcaacagaacaacagaaaatgtggagaaaccttcggaggaagtaccacataggcaagacaatcatccgaccaatgctgttcaagcaaaagaaaatgatgagatcttgaagttaatccagaggagtgaatacaacattgtagatcaattactacatactccgtctaggatttctgttctttccctgctattgagttctgaagctcatagggaagctctacagaaagttttggaacaagctttcgtagaaccaagtgttactataagccaattcaacaatatcgttgccaacatctccgccggaactaacctaagtttctgtgacgaagatcttcctgaagaaggagtggaccacaatcttccacttcacatctcagttggctgcatgggtgatgtactcacaggagtcctaatagacaatggatcctctctcaacgtcatgccgaaatcaacattatcaagattatctttcgaagattacccattgagaaaaagtcatgtcatcgtcaaagcatttgatggatcaagaaagtcagttttcggagaagtggatcttcccataactattggacctcagacgttcaaaatcactttccaagttatggacattccagcacaatacagttgtttgctaggtcgcccatggattcatgaggctggggcaattacttcaacacttcatcagaaactgaagttcataagaaatgacaaattggtgaccgtatgtggagaacgagctctgatcgtcagcaacctgtcatcattctctgacatagaaccaaaagaagttgttggaactaaattccaagcactttccttggacaaaggaaaggagaaagcagcgtctatctcttcatacaaagatgcaatccaagttataaag